The Trichosurus vulpecula isolate mTriVul1 chromosome 4, mTriVul1.pri, whole genome shotgun sequence genome contains a region encoding:
- the LMO4 gene encoding LIM domain transcription factor LMO4 — MVNPGSSSQPPPVTAGALSWKRCAGCGGKIADRFLLYAMDSYWHSRCLKCSCCQAQLGDIGTSCYTKSGMILCRNDYIRLFGNSGACSACGQSIPASELVMRAQGNVYHLKCFTCSTCRNRLVPGDRFHYINGSLFCEHDRPTALINGHLNSLQSNPLLSDQKVC; from the exons ATGGTGAATCCGGGCAGCAGCTCGCAACCTCCCCCGGTGACGGCGGGCGCCCTCTCCTGGAAAAGGTGCGCCGGCTGCGGGGGCAAGATCGCCGACCGCTTCCTACTCTATGCCATGGACAGCTATTGGCATAGCCGGTGCCTGAAGTGCTCCTGCTGCCAGGCTCAGCTTGGGGACATTGGCACGTCCTGTTACACCAAGAGCGGTATGATCCTTTGCAGAAATGACTACATTAG GTTATTTGGGAACAGTGGGGCATGCAGTGCTTGTGGACAGTCCATCCCTGCCAGTGAGCTTGTCATGCGGGCGCAAGGCAACGTTTATCATCTGAAG TGTTTTACGTGCTCTACCTGCCGGAATCGCCTGGTCCCGGGAGACCGGTTTCACTACATCAACGGCAGTTTATTTTGTGAACATGATAGACCTACAGCTCTCATCAATGGTCATTTGAATTCACTTCAAAGCAATCCACTACTGTCAGACCAGAAG